The nucleotide sequence CAGATAGTTTGATCTTTAATACAGAAAAACAGCTGAAGGAATTTGGAGACAAACTTCCAGCGGATAAGAAAGGTCCGATCGAAGCAGCTCTTGCCAAGTTAAAAGAAGCTCACAAAGCCCAAGATATTGCAGCAATTGATACTGCTACAACTGAATTAAACAACGTGTTTCAAGCTGCTAGCCAGGAAATGTATAATGCCCAAAATGCTCAGCAAGGCGGTGCACAAGCGGGTCCTGATTTTGGACAACAAGCAGGTGGCAATACTGACAACAAGCAAGATGGCGGTGTAACTGATGTTGACTTTGAAGAAGTTAAGTAACCAACATAAATAAGAAGAAAAGCGTCTCAGGTAATTATCCTTGAGACGCTTTTTTATTTTATAGTACGTATATAGTTATTCATTTTTCAAATTTATTGTAAAGTCATCGGCATCTTTCCAAGCTGGGAACTTAGAACGTAGTTCTGAAATTTCATCCATAGAAAGCGATACGGTACGGGTTACTTCTTCCCTTTTACCAGCGTCGGCCAGCTTCTTTCCTTTAGGTGATATTATCAATGAATCTCCGCGGTAAGTAAACCCTTTTCCGTCGATACCAACACGGTTAACACCACAAACATACGACATATTCTCTATTGCACGTGCTTGAAGCAATATCTTCCAGACCTTCTTTCGCGCTTCCGGCCAGTTTGCACAATAGATCAACAAATCGTATTCATTGTTTACATTGCGGCTCCAAACCGGAAAACGCAAATCATAACACACCAAAAGACAAATGTTCCAACCCCGGTAAGAAACGACTAAACGCTTATCTCCGGCAGTAAAATACTGGTCTTCGTCTCCCATCTGAAAGAGATGTCTTTTATCATAAAACAAGGAATCGCCTTCGGGGGTAATAAAAAAAGCTCGATTATAATATTTACCATTGTCTTTAGCGATAAAACTACCAGCAACTGCCATTTTGTAATCTGCAGCCCACTTTTTGATTGTATTTACCGTTATTCCATCCGCCTCATCAGCAAGAGGCTCAACATTCATTGTAAATCCCGTAGAAAAAGTTTCAGGCAGAACAGCCAGGTCGGTTTTTCCGCTTATCCGTCTGAGTAGTTCACCGTAATAACCAAGGTTTTCGTTTCTGTCTTCCCAAATAATATGAGATTGGACCATGCTTACGCGTAAATTTTCAGCCATATCAGAAATATTTAAATTTAAGGTTAACAAGTAAACGTAATTTATTTCTCTACAAAGTTTTCCGCATTACGGCCTTGAACTCCACGATAATAACTACGAATGGTTTCAATATCTTCTTCTGTATTACCTGTCGGATAAAAAACAGCCTTTACACCGGCTTCCTTTTTTTTATAATCCAAGTAAGCTAAAACAATAGGGACATTTGCTTTATGAGCAATATAATAAAAACCTTTTTTCCATTCAGTTACTTTTTTTCTAGTACCTTCGGGAGTAATACCAAGATGGAATGAATCCCTTTTAGCAAACTCTTCAACCATCTGGTCGGTTACAGAAGTTCGTTTATTGCGATCTACCGGTACACCGCCAAGCCATCCAAAAAACAAGTTAAACGGGAAAAAAAACCATTCCTTCTTAATTAGAAACCCTGCATCACGGTCAAGCGCCGAATAAAACAGTTTTCCAATTACAAAGTCCCAGTTACTTGTGTGAGGAGCCACACACACAACACACTTTGGAACATCTTCTCCTATTGGCCCCAACTTCCATCCTGCTAAACGAAGCAGAAATTTACTTAGCGCTACTCTCATCAGCTTGTTTGCTCAATTCTCCGATTTCTTTTGCAATAGCATTAATTTCAATCTGCAAATCAGCCAGTAATTTTGAAAAATACTCTTTTACGCGTTTCTTATTCTCTTTTCCATCCGGGCAATTTGCTCGTCTTATAAATTCATCCTGCATATCCAGGATTCTTGTCATAAGGACATCTGTTTTTTCCAAATCTACTCCTGGAATAAACAACTTACAAACCAATGCTTCTGTAAATAAATCACCGGCTATATAACCAATGTTCTTTTTTAACGTTCTTCTGCTAGCCATTTAATTAAAGCTTTAAAAATGATAAATATCAATTATTAGTACACAAAGCTACAAAAACCTTGTTAATAATAATTCAATAAGGGGACAAAATCTCAAATTAGATTATCTTTGCATCTGAAATATAACAGATTATAATCAATCTTATATGAGTACACCTATAACTACGCCAACTTATTTATTTGAAAGCAGCTGGGAAGTCTGCAATAAGGTAGGCGGAATATACACCGTATTGTCCACCAAAGCATATAGTCTCAAAAAAATCTTCAACGATAATGCTATTTTTATCGGACCAGACTTATGGTCCGAAGAATCTGCCGCAGATTTTATTAAAGATGATCTCCTTTTTGCAGAATGGAAACAGCACGCGGAAACTACAGACCAGTTAAATATTAAAGTTGGCAGATGGGATGTTCCAGGAAATCCACCTGTTATTTTGGTCGATTTCAAGCCTTTCTATAAAGACAAGGATAAACTATTCTACTCTCTTTGGGAATCATACAAAGTAAATTCGATTAACGCTTACGGCGATTACGATGAATCCTGTATATTTGCCTATTCGGTTGGAAAAGTAATCGAAAGCTTCTACCACTATTTTAAGCTGAGTAATCAACCTGTAGTCGCTCAATTTAATGAGTGGATGCTTGGAATGGGCGCGCTATATATACAAAAACAACTTCCTGCTGTTGCTACGATTTTTACAACACACGCAACTTCAATCGGGAGGTCTATTGCCGGCAACAATAAGGCTCTCTATGCCTATATGGATGGGTACAATGGAGATCAGATGGCTTACGAGCTAAACATGGAAGCCAAGCACTCTCTGGAAAAACAAGCAGCCATTCATTCTGATTGTTTTACAACAGTTAGTGACATTACGGCTTATGAATGCAAAAAACTACTTCAGAAGGAACCTGATGTAGTTACTCCAAATGGTTTTGAACTTAATTTCGTTCCTGAAGGTGATGATTACGTAAACAAAAGAAAGGAAGCCCGTTCAAAGCTAATACGTGTAGCTGAAAAATTGTTTGGAAGTCCTGTATCAGAAAATGCCATCTTAATCTCAACAAGTGGCAGATATGAATACAGAAACAAAGGTATTGATATATTTATCGATGCAATGAGTCATATACGCACTTCGGGTGAACTACAACGGGAAATGATTGCATTTATAATGGTTCCGGCCAATGTTTACGACGCACGTGCTGATTTAAAAGAAATACTGGCGCAAGACTATGAAACCAAAGCTCCGCTACAGACACCATTCATCACTCATTGGCTTTACGATATGGAACACGACAAGATCGTAAATCACATTCGTCAGGCTGGCTTTACAAATGCAGCATCCGATAAAATTAAAATTGTATATGTTCCTTGTTATCTTTCTGGTAACGATGGTATATTTAACACAGCCTACTATGATTTGCTCATTGGAATGGATGCCACGATTTACCCTTCATATTACGAACCTTGGGGATATACACCAATGGAAAGCATAGCATTCGGGATTCCAACCATTACGACAAACCTTGCTGGCTTTGGTTTATGGGCAAAGCACTTTGAGTCTGGCAACGATCTGAACGAAGGGGTTCAAGTTATCGAACGGACTGATTTTAATTATTTTGAAGTTGCTGATAGCATAGCAGCCTCTATCCTCTCGCTCTCACATAAAGACAAGAAAGAAAGAAATGAAATTCACAAGCACTGCTTTGACTTATCCAAAGAAGCAACGTGGAACAAATTCATTCTTTATTATGAGAAAGCATTTGATAAATCTCTTGTGAATGCAAACAAAAGAATTGTTAAACATTAGTGAGTATTTAACAGAGAATCTTATCTTTGCGACAGATTCGTGTAAAATTTACTTCGATTTTATAGTCATATTTTCTTGATAAACTAAAAATATTCTCAATAATGAAAATCAAAGCGAACAATGCAAATTCACCCGTTTGGAAAGATGTGCATTCACATACGGTGCTACCTGAGAAGCTTGAACCTCTTCGCGAAATAGCATACAATCTTTGGTGGGTTTGGAATTATGAGGCAACAAGACTTTTTAATAAAATAGACAGCGACCTTTGGAAAAAAACCGAAGGGAATCCAGTACTCTTTCTGCAAAGTATTTCTTACAGACGAATGGAAGAAATTATGGCAGATCAGGAATTTCTGGATGAGCTAAAAAATGTACATGATTTATTAAAGACCTATTTGAATGAAAAGCCAAATCCCATCCATCCATCTGTCGCCTATTTCAGTATGGAATATGGATTGGCAAACGTCCTTAAAATTTATTCCGGTGGTTTAGGCGTCTTGGCCGGCGATTATCTAAAAGAAGCCAGTGACAGCAATATAGATATGGCTGCAGTTGGTTTCTTGTATCGTTACGGTTACTTCACGCAGACACTTTCCATGGAGGGGCAGCAGATAGCCAATTACGAAGCTCAGGACTTTAATCACTTGCCAATCGCTCAGGTTAACGATAGCGATGGAAGTCCTCTCATTATCGAAGTACCTTTTCCAGGCCGTTTGGTCTATGCCCAGGTTTGGAAGGTTAGTGTTGGTCGTGTTCCTTTATATCTAATGGATACAGACATCAACCAAAATAGCGAATGGGATCGATCCATTACACATCAACTGTATGGAGGTGATTGGGAAAACAGAATGAAACAAGAATATCTTCTTGGCGTCGGGGGCATAATGATGCTTAATAAGCTTGGCATTAAAAAGCAGATATACCATTGCAACGAAGGACATGCCGCGCTTATTAATGCTCAACGGCTTGTTGACTATATAGAAAATGACAAACTCACTTTTGACCAGGCGCTTGAAGTAGTAAGAGCCTCTTCTCTTTATACTGTACACACACCGGTTCCTGCCGGTCACGACTATTTTGAGGAAGATTTATTTGGTCGTTACATGGGCGAATTTCCTGCTAAATTAGGGATTACCTGGCAGGAGTTTATTGATATGGGACGCGAAAATCCAGGCACGCACGAGAAATTTTCGATGAGCGTTTTTGCTCTTAATACCTGTCAGGAAGCTAATGGTGTTAGCTGGTTGCATGGAAAAGTCTCACAAAAAATGTTTGCGCCGATATGGAAAGGATATTTTCCTGACGAATTACATGTTAGCTGGGTGACCAATGGAGTTCATATGCCAACATGGGCTACTTCAGAATGGAAACAATTTTATGCAAAAACTTTTGATAAAAATTTCTTTAAAGATCAGTCTAATAAGTCTATCTGGAATGCAATTAATAAAGTCCCGGACGAAGATATCTGGAGCATCCGCAAGACTCTTAAAAACAAATTGGTTGATTATATCCGCGTTCAGTTTAAAGAAAACTGGCTAAAAAATCAGGGTGATCCATCTCAAGTCGTTTCGATTCTCGACAAAATTAATCCAAATGCACTTCTTATTGGCTTTGGTCGTCGTTTTGCCACTTACAAACGAGCCCACCTGTTGTTTACTGATTTGGATAGATTGTCTAAGATTCTTAACAATCAAGAACATCCGATTCAGTTTATTTATACTGGAAAAGCACACCCGGCTGATGGTGGAGGACAAGGACTGATTAAACATATTGTTGAAATATCTCGCCGTCCCGAATTTCTTGGAAAAATTATTTTCCTCGAAAATTACGATATGCGTCTGGCCCGTCGCTTGATATCCGGAGTAGATGTATGGCTAAACACCCCTACCCGTCCGTTGGAAGCTTCTGGTACTTCAGGAGAAAAGGCCGAAATGAATGGTGTTCTGAATTTCTCTGTTCTCGATGGCTGGTGGTACGAAGGGTACAAAGAAGGAGCCGGTTGGGCGCTTACAGACAAGCGAACATACGAAAACCAGCAATATCAGGATCAGTTGGATGCTGCAACAATTTACAGTATACTTGAAAACGAAATTATACCAACTTACTATGCAAAAAACAGTAAGGGATATTCGCCCGAATGGATTCAATATATAAAGAACTCCATCTCTCAGATAGCTCCGGACTATACGATGAAGCGAATGCTGGATGATTATATTGAACGATTCTATAATAAACTTGCCACACGCTCGGCCAATTTGCATGCAAACAACTTTGAAAAGGCAAAAGAAATAGCCGCATGGAAAGAAGAAGTAGATGCACATTGGGATAGCTTTGTTGTGGATTCCATATCTTATGGTGAAGAATTACGCTCTTCAGGTCCGGTTCTCGGTCATGAACTAAGTATTAATGTTGTTTTAGACAGAAAAGATCTGAAAGGAATGTTAGGCATCGAACTTGTTGTAGCAAGAGAAAAAAAGGATACAAATGAAATCTCTTTTGTCAAAGCCTACAATTTCATGCTCACTAAAGAAGAAGGCTCCAAACTTTATTTTGAGCTTAAAATAGTGCCAAGTATTGCAGGATCTGTTAAGCTGGGATTAAGGGCATTCCCTGTTAACAAAGACCTTCCTCATCGGATGGATTTTGCTTATGTTCGCTGGATACAACTCTAAGTATACTTTATAAAAATAAGAAAGCCCGATCGTTTGATCGGGCTTTCTTATTTTTATATTGATATTAATCAGAATGCATAAGAAATTCCAAGAGATGAATTAAAGGCATTTACCTCATAATGCCCTCCAAATGTTTTAGTTAAATCTTTCGGATCGTATGGATAAGAGCCATCACGACCAAATCCGGTAACATACGCAAATGCCATATCGATCGACAACCTTTGAAGCGGACGAAAGCTCAAACCTGTTGTAAGTCCAAACTTATTCATACTAGGAGTTTCAGGATTAAGAAATTCACTTGGTACAGGAGACTCATCATAATAGGCCCCTAAACGAAGATCTAAACGGTTGGTTGCAGCAAACTGACCTCCTAAGCGATAAATGCAGGTGTTTTCATACATTTTAGGGGCATTGATACTATATCCGTCTAATACCTCCTGAGAGAACTGCACATTCAACTTATCGTAGGCACTCCATCCTACAAACTGAACTTCACCTGTAAGAAGTAAACGATCGGTTGGTTTATAACTAACAGCAACATTCAAATTAGAAGGCAATGGAAGTTCCGCAGTAAAAGTCCCTCTGTCGAGAGGAGGAACACCAATCTTTTTATCAGCTGGCAGATATGTATTCGCAACTGTTAAAATCTGATTTAGAGCGGCCTCATTCGCATAATTCATCGTTGCATGCCCTTCGGGAACCTTCATAGTTACTTTCGAACGGTAAGAAACCCCTAAAGTAATTTTATCAGAAACATCATACATTGCTCCTACATTATACCCAATTTTAACTCCGGCATCTCCAGCTAATGTAGCTGAGGCGGCATCAATATCTTTTAAAAGATCCAATCCATCTTTAATTAGTGGTGCAAAGGGAGTCTGACGAAGTGCTTCCAGTCCTCCGGCAGGAATCAGTGCACGGCTAAGCGAAAAATCACCATACATAACCATCAATCCAGCCCCAAAGCTTAAACGATCAAATGGACGATAAGAAACAGTCGGTTGAATCGAGAACGACTTTAATGAGATGTCTTGTACTAAACGAGAACCAGCCCAATTGACTCCCCAATTAATAGAACTACCGTAAGGAGTAGTAACACTTACGCCAGCAGCCAAATTATCATAAATCTTAAAGCCTGCATATAAATATAAAGGCGTTCCAATTGGATTGTCCGTCTTATGTTTATAATCTCCACTCGTGCTTTTATACTTCATACTTCCAAATATAGCACTGGCTCCGGCTGACAAGCTTATATTTTCTTTCATAAAACTTAATCCGGCAGGATTGAAATGCATACTCTCAGCACCAAGTTTCAAAGAAGCTCCTGCATGTCCCATACCAGCCTGCTTTGAACTCTGCAAATTGACCTGATAGCCCTCGGCCGAAGCATTAAATACAATTACAAGAAACAAACTTGCTAAAACGATGATTCTCTTCATAAACACTATTTTAATTTTTACCTGATTTGCTTGATTTTCAAGACAAATGAGGGGCAAAGATATATACTTTTTTAATATATTACACATTTTGACATAAAATGTGCAGCACAAAACATTCAATTCTGTGCAAACAACCTTAGTAAACAGCCAAACTATTTTTGCATTTAAAGCAAATTCTTCGATAATTTATGAAGAAAACATGTTTCATTTTTTATTACAATTCAATTCTTTTGGTTGAGAAAAAGATAGTTTGTATTTTTGTATCCGAAGGGATTTTCTTCCGTGTACTTGCAATACCACGTAAAAAACAAGGAACAACTTATATAATTTTCCTAACGGAATTTCAAAGTATATACAGAACTCTCCCCTCCTATTTATTAACTGTAAAAGAAACAAGTATGAAAAAAGAAGCCGCAATGGTTTGTTTTTCAGGGGGACAAGATTCCACAACATGCCTTTTCTGGGCTAAAAAACATTTTAAGCATGTAGAATCAGTATGTTTTACGTATGGACAAAAACATTCTGCTGAAACTATGGTTGCGCATAGCATAGCCGATAATGCCGGAATTCCGTTTCAACTTCTGGATGTATCTTTATTAGGACAGCTTTCCAGCAACTCATTAACAGACAGTTCTATCGAAATGGATACAGAAAAGCCCTCCGATAGCTACCCAAATACATTTGTGCCAGGTAGAAACATGGTATTCCTTACATTGGCAGCCATCCTTGCCAGAAGCAAGGGAATCTTTAATCTTGTTACCGGCGTTTCGGAGGCTGACTTTAGTGGATATCCTGACTGTAGAGATACCTTTATCCGATCACTTAATGTAACTCTTAATCTGGCCATGGATGAACAATTTATTATTCACACACCGCTGATGGATAAAAATAAAAGTGAGGTATGGGAAATGGCAGACAAGCTGGAGGTATTTGATCTGATAAGAAATCAGACGCTAACATGCTATAATGGCATTCTTGCCGACGGGTGCGGTCATTGTCCGGCCTGTAAATTAAGAAAAGAAGGATTAGAAAACTATTTAAAACGTAAAAATAACTAGAATGAACGAGCAAGAATTAAGCTTACTAGGAGGCAAAACCGTATATAAAAGTGACTATACGCCCGAAGTCCTTGAGGCTTTCACAAACAAGCATCAGGACAACGATTATTGGGTACGCTTCAATTGTCCCGAATTTACAAGTTTATGCCCGATTACCGGTCAACCCGATTTTGCAACGATATATATAGACTATATTCCTGACATAAAAATGGTCGAGAGTAAAAGTTTAAAACTATATTTATTTAGCTTCCGTAATCATGGTGCTTTTCATGAAGACTGTGTAAACATTATCATGAAAGACTTAATAAGACTTATGGAACCCAAATACATCGAAGTTAAAGGAATCTTCACGCCTAGAGGTGGTATCAGCATTTACCCGTTCTGTAACTATGGCAGAAAAGGAACTAAATACGAAGGACTCGCAGAAAAACGTCTTTTCGCGCACAACTCATAATAGGATTTACAGAAAAAAGTATTGTACAAAATAATACTTTTTTCACCTATTCAGAAGCACAATTATAAATAATTATGTAAGTTTGCAACTTAAATTGATTTTAAACTTAAATTTAATAGACCATGATTAAACGTATGATCCCCGTGAAAGCGGTTTTGGCCACGATTGCATGTACTGCATGTGTAGGCTTGCAGGCTCAAGAACAATATCCTCAACCAGAAAAAATGACTCCAGGAATGTCTGAATACTGGACACCGCAACCAAGTGTTGTAACTCCCGGAACGACTTCTTCCAATGCTTTTCTTAGTGCACCTTCGGATGCTATCATTCTTTTTGACGGCAAAGATCTTTCCGCATGGAAGAGTGTTAATACTGGAGGACAAGCTGAATGGACCGTTAAAAATGGAGCTTTCACTGTAAATAAAAAAGCTGGGGACATTCAAACTAAAGACGAATTTAACGATTTCCAGCTTCATATTGAATGGCAAATTCCAGCAAACATTTCCGGGAAAAGTCAGGCAAGAGGTAACAGCGGCATCTTTTTACAAGGAAAGTACGAAATCCAGGTTTTAGATTGTTATGAAAACCAAACCTACGTAAATGGTCAGACCGGAAGTATTTACAAACAAACCCCTCCTCTCGCCAATGCCATGCGTAAACCAGGCGAATGGAATGTATACGATATTATTTATACGGCACCTGTATTTAAGGAAGATGGCACCTACCGTGTACCACCTCGTGTAACAGTAATTCAAAATGGCATAGTTCTTCAAAACAACACTACAATACTTGGAACAACCGAATATATTGGTTTTCCAAAAGTAGTAAAACATGGAGCAGGTCCGATAGTTCTTCAGTCTCACGGAGATCCAAGCGAACCAATTAGCTTCAGAAATGTTTGGTTAAGAAAATTATAAAACAAAACAAGGGCTGCATTTCTAAACAAATTGCAGCCCTTGTTGTATTTTATTAGAATTAGTCAAGAATCAAATTAAACTCTTCTTTTAATTTTAGCAACACTGGATTTGTTAAAGCAAGCAGATCATACTTTTCTGTTGAAGTATAAGCCAAGTGTTTTTCGTTTGCTTCTATTATCCGAATCCGCATTTGTATACGTGTATTTCGCAAATTACTTCTAAGATATGGCAATAAATCTACGCCGGAATTTTCCAACTCTTGTTGTTGTCCCGGGTTGTGAACTGCTACTTCAAAAATATAATTATCCAGAAGAATCGGCTTGCAGTTTATCATCGTATTTTTCAAATACACCTTCTCTCCGGCCAACTCAGCAAAACTATCCCAATAACGCACAAGGTCAGATTCCCTAAAAGAGCTTACAAACTCCTCCTGTTTAACTGTGCGTTGTTCTTCTACTACCGGCTTTTCTTCTGCAGCTGATTTAATTGATATACCCTTTGGCATTATCCCCGGTTTCTTGGTTACAGGGGCCGATACAGTCGAAACCTGTAACTGAACTTTATCCTGCGGACTTACTGGCTTTTGGGAAAAATCAGATTGCGGGGTATGCCCTGCTGCAGACACCTGCGAAACGGATGATCGTTGTATGGGAGACTGAACATGCTGCTGATTGCCTGCTGGCACTTGCTGAGGAATAGAGTCAATTACTCCTTTTTTTTTTGAATCCGCTCCTTCGCCCGAAGCAACACCTTGTAATTGGCACAGCTGAATAAGCGTCAACTCCAACAAAAGACGTTTATTATTGCTGGCTCTGTAATTCAGATCGCATGTATTTGACAACTCAATAGCTTTAAAAAGCAAACTATCCGGACAACGTTTTGCCATTTCAAGATAGCGTTCTCTAATGGAAGCTCCAACCTCAAAAAGAACAAGTGCTTCTGAGTCACGGCATACAAGTAAATCCCGGAAATGACTTGCAAGACCGGTAATTACATGCTGACCATCAAATCCTTTATTCAATATATCGTTTAGTATCAGTAAAATATCAAATACTCTACCGCCAAGAATGGCATCTGTTAGTCTGAAATAATACTCATAATCAAGCACATTCAGATTATCAATAACGGTCTGATAAGTAATATTGCCTCCAGTATAGCTTACAACCTGATCAAAAATAGAAAGCGCATCCCGCATTCCTCCATCCGACTTCTGAGCAATAATATTCAACGCATCCAAGTCGGCTGTAACACCTTCACGAGAAGCAACATATTGCAGATGTGCCACTGTATCAGCAATTGATATTCTTGAAAAATCATATATCTGACAACGGGAAAGTATAGTAGGTAAAATTTTATGCTTTTCGGTAGTTGCCAAAATAAAAAGCGCATGATAAGGAGGCTCTTCCAGCGTCTTTAAAAAAGCGTTGAATGCAGCAGGAGATAACATATGCACCTCATCAATAATATAAACCTTATACTTCCCTATCTGTGGCGGAATACGCACCTGTTCAATAAGCGAACGAATATCGTCTACCGAATTGTTTGAAGCCGCATCTAGCTCATGAATATTATACGAACGTTGTTCATTAAATGCTTTACATGATTCGCACTCATTACAAGCTTCACCTTCTGGAGTAAGATTCATGCAATTTATGGTCTTCGCAAAAATACGGGCGCAGGAAGTCTTACCAACACCTCTAGGCCCGCAAAACAAATAGGCATGTGCCAGCTTGTTACTGCTTATTGCATTTTTAAGGGTAGTAGTAAGTGAATTTTGACCAACGACACTCTGAAAAGTAGATGGTCTGTATTTTCTTGCCGACACTATATAATTGTCCATTCTCTGCATTTTTTATTAAACACACAAAGATAAACAATTCCATCAAGCAATACT is from uncultured Macellibacteroides sp. and encodes:
- a CDS encoding outer membrane protein transport protein, which produces MKRIIVLASLFLVIVFNASAEGYQVNLQSSKQAGMGHAGASLKLGAESMHFNPAGLSFMKENISLSAGASAIFGSMKYKSTSGDYKHKTDNPIGTPLYLYAGFKIYDNLAAGVSVTTPYGSSINWGVNWAGSRLVQDISLKSFSIQPTVSYRPFDRLSFGAGLMVMYGDFSLSRALIPAGGLEALRQTPFAPLIKDGLDLLKDIDAASATLAGDAGVKIGYNVGAMYDVSDKITLGVSYRSKVTMKVPEGHATMNYANEAALNQILTVANTYLPADKKIGVPPLDRGTFTAELPLPSNLNVAVSYKPTDRLLLTGEVQFVGWSAYDKLNVQFSQEVLDGYSINAPKMYENTCIYRLGGQFAATNRLDLRLGAYYDESPVPSEFLNPETPSMNKFGLTTGLSFRPLQRLSIDMAFAYVTGFGRDGSYPYDPKDLTKTFGGHYEVNAFNSSLGISYAF
- a CDS encoding 1-acyl-sn-glycerol-3-phosphate acyltransferase translates to MRVALSKFLLRLAGWKLGPIGEDVPKCVVCVAPHTSNWDFVIGKLFYSALDRDAGFLIKKEWFFFPFNLFFGWLGGVPVDRNKRTSVTDQMVEEFAKRDSFHLGITPEGTRKKVTEWKKGFYYIAHKANVPIVLAYLDYKKKEAGVKAVFYPTGNTEEDIETIRSYYRGVQGRNAENFVEK
- the queF gene encoding preQ(1) synthase — its product is MNEQELSLLGGKTVYKSDYTPEVLEAFTNKHQDNDYWVRFNCPEFTSLCPITGQPDFATIYIDYIPDIKMVESKSLKLYLFSFRNHGAFHEDCVNIIMKDLIRLMEPKYIEVKGIFTPRGGISIYPFCNYGRKGTKYEGLAEKRLFAHNS
- a CDS encoding amidohydrolase; amino-acid sequence: MAENLRVSMVQSHIIWEDRNENLGYYGELLRRISGKTDLAVLPETFSTGFTMNVEPLADEADGITVNTIKKWAADYKMAVAGSFIAKDNGKYYNRAFFITPEGDSLFYDKRHLFQMGDEDQYFTAGDKRLVVSYRGWNICLLVCYDLRFPVWSRNVNNEYDLLIYCANWPEARKKVWKILLQARAIENMSYVCGVNRVGIDGKGFTYRGDSLIISPKGKKLADAGKREEVTRTVSLSMDEISELRSKFPAWKDADDFTINLKNE
- a CDS encoding DUF1080 domain-containing protein — translated: MKRMIPVKAVLATIACTACVGLQAQEQYPQPEKMTPGMSEYWTPQPSVVTPGTTSSNAFLSAPSDAIILFDGKDLSAWKSVNTGGQAEWTVKNGAFTVNKKAGDIQTKDEFNDFQLHIEWQIPANISGKSQARGNSGIFLQGKYEIQVLDCYENQTYVNGQTGSIYKQTPPLANAMRKPGEWNVYDIIYTAPVFKEDGTYRVPPRVTVIQNGIVLQNNTTILGTTEYIGFPKVVKHGAGPIVLQSHGDPSEPISFRNVWLRKL
- a CDS encoding glycosyltransferase — encoded protein: MSTPITTPTYLFESSWEVCNKVGGIYTVLSTKAYSLKKIFNDNAIFIGPDLWSEESAADFIKDDLLFAEWKQHAETTDQLNIKVGRWDVPGNPPVILVDFKPFYKDKDKLFYSLWESYKVNSINAYGDYDESCIFAYSVGKVIESFYHYFKLSNQPVVAQFNEWMLGMGALYIQKQLPAVATIFTTHATSIGRSIAGNNKALYAYMDGYNGDQMAYELNMEAKHSLEKQAAIHSDCFTTVSDITAYECKKLLQKEPDVVTPNGFELNFVPEGDDYVNKRKEARSKLIRVAEKLFGSPVSENAILISTSGRYEYRNKGIDIFIDAMSHIRTSGELQREMIAFIMVPANVYDARADLKEILAQDYETKAPLQTPFITHWLYDMEHDKIVNHIRQAGFTNAASDKIKIVYVPCYLSGNDGIFNTAYYDLLIGMDATIYPSYYEPWGYTPMESIAFGIPTITTNLAGFGLWAKHFESGNDLNEGVQVIERTDFNYFEVADSIAASILSLSHKDKKERNEIHKHCFDLSKEATWNKFILYYEKAFDKSLVNANKRIVKH
- the queC gene encoding 7-cyano-7-deazaguanine synthase QueC gives rise to the protein MKKEAAMVCFSGGQDSTTCLFWAKKHFKHVESVCFTYGQKHSAETMVAHSIADNAGIPFQLLDVSLLGQLSSNSLTDSSIEMDTEKPSDSYPNTFVPGRNMVFLTLAAILARSKGIFNLVTGVSEADFSGYPDCRDTFIRSLNVTLNLAMDEQFIIHTPLMDKNKSEVWEMADKLEVFDLIRNQTLTCYNGILADGCGHCPACKLRKEGLENYLKRKNN
- the glgP gene encoding alpha-glucan family phosphorylase, with product MKIKANNANSPVWKDVHSHTVLPEKLEPLREIAYNLWWVWNYEATRLFNKIDSDLWKKTEGNPVLFLQSISYRRMEEIMADQEFLDELKNVHDLLKTYLNEKPNPIHPSVAYFSMEYGLANVLKIYSGGLGVLAGDYLKEASDSNIDMAAVGFLYRYGYFTQTLSMEGQQIANYEAQDFNHLPIAQVNDSDGSPLIIEVPFPGRLVYAQVWKVSVGRVPLYLMDTDINQNSEWDRSITHQLYGGDWENRMKQEYLLGVGGIMMLNKLGIKKQIYHCNEGHAALINAQRLVDYIENDKLTFDQALEVVRASSLYTVHTPVPAGHDYFEEDLFGRYMGEFPAKLGITWQEFIDMGRENPGTHEKFSMSVFALNTCQEANGVSWLHGKVSQKMFAPIWKGYFPDELHVSWVTNGVHMPTWATSEWKQFYAKTFDKNFFKDQSNKSIWNAINKVPDEDIWSIRKTLKNKLVDYIRVQFKENWLKNQGDPSQVVSILDKINPNALLIGFGRRFATYKRAHLLFTDLDRLSKILNNQEHPIQFIYTGKAHPADGGGQGLIKHIVEISRRPEFLGKIIFLENYDMRLARRLISGVDVWLNTPTRPLEASGTSGEKAEMNGVLNFSVLDGWWYEGYKEGAGWALTDKRTYENQQYQDQLDAATIYSILENEIIPTYYAKNSKGYSPEWIQYIKNSISQIAPDYTMKRMLDDYIERFYNKLATRSANLHANNFEKAKEIAAWKEEVDAHWDSFVVDSISYGEELRSSGPVLGHELSINVVLDRKDLKGMLGIELVVAREKKDTNEISFVKAYNFMLTKEEGSKLYFELKIVPSIAGSVKLGLRAFPVNKDLPHRMDFAYVRWIQL